DNA sequence from the Prochlorothrix hollandica PCC 9006 = CALU 1027 genome:
GGATTCCAGGTCTGCGGTGATTGTGGTGGTGGGGTGGTCGGTGCGATCGCTCCAGGGAGGCTGAAGACCCAGTTCGAGGGTAAAGCAGGTTTGGCGATCGTCGCTGCTGACGTGGATCTTTCCCCCCAGTCGTTGGATCCTTTGTTGCACGAGGGCGAGGCCCAAGCCTGTGCCGCCCTGTTTCCAGGGGTCGTTGCTGGGGATGCGATAAAACTTGTCGAAGATGCGCTGTTGTTCTAGGGGGGAAATGGTTGCGCCGGAGTTGGTGACTTGGATCTGGAGGCGATCGCGGGGGAGAAGCTGGGCTTGGAGGGTGATGTGTTCGCCGGGGGGGGTGTATTTACAGGCGTTGTTGAGCAGTTCGGCCACGATCCCTTCGAGGTTGGCCCGATCGGTGTGGAGGCTGGGGAGGTTGGGGGCGATGTGGAGGTGGAGGGTTTGTTGACGTTCCCGCGCGCGATCGTCAAAACTTTGCACCTGCTGGGGTAGCCAGGTGCTGGGATCTAGGGGTTCAACTTGCAGCCCCTGGGCACCGTTCTCCAGCCGTTGCAGATCGAGGAGATCGTTAATGAGTTGGATCTCGCGATCGCATTCCTGTTTCAGAATGCTGAGGTAGTGGTCTATTTTTGCTTGGATCCGCAGGACCATGGGGGTTGGTGCCAGGGTCAGCTTGCTCCACGTCTGTTGTTGCTGTTGGATGGCTAACCCCAGCATCCGGATGGCCATTTTGAGGTTGGTCATGGGGGTGCGTAGCTCATGGGACACCGTACTCAGGAACTCATCCTTGAGGCGGTTAATTTCTTCTAGTTTGGCGACTTGGGCTTGGGATGATTGGTAAAGCTTGGCTTGGCGCAGGGCGATGGCGCATTGGGTGGCTGCCTGTTGCACAAACCGAATTTCCGCCTCTTCAAAGGCATGTTCCGCGTGATTCACCAGCCACAGATCCCCCAGCACTCCCCCATCATCAAAAATCGGACAGGCGAGCATGGCCACATGGCCCCGCAATGGGTTGGGGGTGATGGAACAAAACTGGAAGTATTGGGATTGGAGGAGCTGGTTATAAATTTCGGGGTAGTCGGTCATCTTGGCCACATGACCCTGGGAGGTGGGCATGGTGATGACGAATTCGTAGTAGATGGTGGAGGTGCCCTGTTCCCGGTTATAGAGGGCGGCATTGCAACTGCCCATGTTGAGGACGGTGGCTAATTCCTTGACGGCCTGTTCCAGGATTTGGTTTTCATCCAGGCTGTCCCGCACCCGATCGGTGATGCGTTTGAGCATGGCTTCCCAGGCGATGGCCTGTTCCAGTTGGGCGGTGCGTTCTTGGACCCGTTGTTCTAGCACCACGTTTAGATCCTGCACTCGACTATGGAGTTGGGATTGCTGAATGGCGGCGGCAATGCGGTTGGCGAGTTCTTCCAGGACATGGATCTCCACCATGTGCCATTCCCTGCTATCGTCCCATTGCTGCACGGTGAGGACACCCCAGCGCTGTTGATTCTGGAAAATGGGCACGGAGACGCAGGATTTTGGGGGGATGGGGGGGGGGAGGTCCGGTTCGGGACTGGGGGCGATCGCGGTTGTACCTTCTGGGATAGGGTTCAGGGTGGGGATGATCCGCAAATTATCGGCACAGGACTGGGCTAGGAGTTCGATGGGTTCAGCTTTGGCATTGACGCTGTAAATTAAGGCGCGATCGGCATCCAGAAACTGGCGAATTTCTTCCACTGCCGTCTGCAAAATTTCATTGAGGTTCAGGGATTGGTGAATCCGTTGATCAATGGCCACTAGGAGTTCGTCACGGGTGGAATAGTATTGCAATTCCATTTGAGCCTGTTTCTGTATCGTGATATCTCGGCAATAGACCAATACTTGACTGTCCCAGGGCACAAAACGGAGGTGCAACATTTGGGGGGAATAGAGTTGGTAATCGTCTAGGGTGAGGGGGAAACGATCGGCTAATACCCGCTGATAGGTGTCGTAAAATTCAGGGAAATCCTGGGGGATCTGGGGCATCACATCCCAGAGACAGTGGCCTTGGAGGCTGGCGGGGGTGGTTCCTAAAAACTCAGCACCCAGGTTATTCAGGTAGGTTACCTCAGCTTCAGGGGTGAGAATCAATAGCCCTTCGTCTATATGGGCTAAGGCAGCGGTGAGGAGGGCAGTGGCGGGGGAAGGGGACGACGAGATCACGGATAGTGCGGCCTATGGGATTGGCTGGGAAGGAATGGATCGATCAAAGCGCAGTCGATGGGGAGTCAGGGCTTTAGCCCTTCCCACCTCAGTGTATTGGTCCGGGTCTATTTACGACCATGACCGGGGGGATTTGGGAGGGGGGTGGGTTCAATGGCTTTGCCGATTGCTGGTAGGCTGGTGGACTGTAACGATCGCCCATTCCTACGCAAACTCAGCCGCCATGGTTCGCATCAACGATAACTATCTCAAACTCAAAGCCGGATACCTGTTTCCGGAAATTGCCCGCCGAGTCAATAGTTTTGCCCAGGCCAACCCCGATGCCCCCATTATCAAACTAGGTATCGGCGATGTCACTGAACCCCTGCCGGAAGCGTGCCGCAGTGCCATGATCCAGGCGGTGGAGGACATGGGCGATCGCGATCGCTTCAAAGGCTATGGTCCCGAACAGGGTTATGGTTGGCTGCGGGAAAAAATTGCGGCCCATGATTTCCAAGGCCGGGGTTGTGACGTGGATGCGTCTGAAATCTTTATTTCCGACGGTTCTAAGTGTGATAACGGCAATATTTTAGATATTTTGGGGGCGGATAATACGATCGCCGTCACCGATCCCGTCTACCCCGTTTATGTGGACACCAACGTGATGGCGGGACACACCGGCGAGGCCGATGATAGCGGTAAATATGGGGGGCTGGTCTATTTGCCCATGTCCGCTGCCAATGATTTTGTGGCTCCCCTGCCCGATCGCCCCGTCGATTTGATCTATCTTTGCTTTCCCAATAACCCCACCGGAGCCGTAGCCAGCCGGGAAACCCTCCAAACCTGGGTTGACTATGCCCGCGCCCACGGTTCCCTGATTCTCTTTGATGCGGCCTATGAAAGCTACATTACGGATCCCGCCATTCCCCATTCCATTTATGAAGTTGAAGGGGCGCGGGAGTGCGCGATCGAGTTTCGGTCTTTTTCCAAAAATGCCGGATTTACGGGAACCCGCTGCGCCCTGACCGTTGTTCCCAAATCGCTGCGGGGCACCACCAGCGATGGCACCCTGACGGATCTCTGGTCCCTGTGGAACCGTCGCCAGTCCACCAAATTTAATGGCGTGTCCTACATTATCCAGCGGGGAGCCGAAGCGGTTTATTCCGAGGCAGGTCAAGATCAAATCCAGACCCTGATTGCGTTTTATCTGGAAAATGCCCGCATCATTCGGGAAAAACTGCAATCGGTGGGCATTACGGTTTATGGCGGTGTCAATGCCCCCTATGTCTGGGTTCAAACCCCTGGGGGTCTCAGCAGTTGGGACTTCTTTGATCAATTGCTGCACACCTGCCATGTGGTGGGAACCCCTGGTTCTGGCTTTGGGTCCGCAGGGGAAGGTTATTTCCGCATTTCCGCCTTTAATAGTCGTGCCAATGTGGAGGAAGCCATGGCCCGCATCACCGCCAAGTTTGCTTAAACGGGATCTTGGTTTTTGGGGGCGGCTGTGGCCACGGTAGTTGCGATCGCCGCCGCCACCGAAGGGTGTTTAGGGTTGCAAACGCTGCCACAGACGGCCTAGCTTTTTGGTTCCTCGGTGGATATTTAAGGTCAGGGCGATGGGGTGGAGTTGCCAGAGGATGGGGGAGTGAAACAGGCGATCGACGGGAATCTTACCGAAATGAGAGACCGGATCCTGCAAATAGTTGGCGGGTAAATGGTAAATCCAGGCTTTGGGATCAATCATCTGGCGTTGGCTATCGAAGGGCAGCACCACACGATGGGGTCCAGGGATTCGGTCTTGGGGCAGATAGGCCATGCCAAAGGCCGCTTTCTCCCGCTTAAAGAGCCGCCCTTTCCCCTTGGCCCAGGGGGGGTTGCAATGGTTATAGTTGGCTTCGGGCCAATAGGAGGAGGCTATGAACTCCGCCATCTGCGATCGGTGATACAACCAACAGGCACAGTAGGGATATTTGGGTTGAATAAAGGCAGCGCCGCCCCACTGTAAAATCGCCGGTTTCTGCATCGGTTCAGAAAAATCCGCCAGGAAGTGACGACCTTGGTGATCCCGCTCCAAGCGCAGAAAGCCTCGACTATAGCCCGAACCCGTTAAGCGGTTTTGATCCTCAAGGTGGGCTAAAAAACTGGGCCAGGGAATTAAAATATCGTCTTCTAAATAAAGAAAATAATCATAGTTTGGTAATTGGGTTGCCATGGCGGGGCGGTGAACCCAGGTGAGATCAAAGGGATGTTTTAAAGATCCGTGAACGGCGATCGCGATCTGAATGAAGGGGGGAAGGGAGAGGGAGTCTAGGGCCGATCGGGTGCTGGCTTGGTTGCTATCAACAACAATATCAATGTGGGCTAGATCGTAGGTTTGAAAGTTCCTGACCACCTGGTGCAGAAAGGGAAGGCGCTGGGGGCTGTAGTGGAAGGGAATGTGGACTAAAAGGCGATCGTCGCGGGCCATGGTAGCCTCCCCAGACAAAACAGGATGATGGCGATGGAGAGGGTTTGTGCCGTTACGCCTTGGAGTCTGGGACAGGGGGGGCAGAGTCTGGGATAGAGGGAGTAGCGTCTGGAGTAGAGTCGCTGGCTGCTGCGGGGGCAGTCTCGATTTTTGCTTGAGCCTTTTCTCGGTCTACTTCCGCCTGAAGTTTACTGAGTTCTTCCGGGGAAAGGGACTCTAGATGGCGCTGGAGAGCAGCCTGTTCATAGTTGCGCCACTGTTGGCTATAGGTCATGGTCTGGGTGGCAACCCGAAACAAATAGGTGCCCACCCAACCCAACAGCCCCACCACCAATAGCCCCTGGCTCCAGAGACCGGCATTAATGCTGTCATAGCCCAGTTGTTGGAAAACCAGGTACAAGACCCCACCCCCCAGGAGCAATCCGAGTCCGATTCCGATGGCATCAATTCGTC
Encoded proteins:
- a CDS encoding DUF3007 family protein, coding for MRRIDAIGIGLGLLLGGGVLYLVFQQLGYDSINAGLWSQGLLVVGLLGWVGTYLFRVATQTMTYSQQWRNYEQAALQRHLESLSPEELSKLQAEVDREKAQAKIETAPAAASDSTPDATPSIPDSAPPVPDSKA
- a CDS encoding sensor histidine kinase, translating into MISSSPSPATALLTAALAHIDEGLLILTPEAEVTYLNNLGAEFLGTTPASLQGHCLWDVMPQIPQDFPEFYDTYQRVLADRFPLTLDDYQLYSPQMLHLRFVPWDSQVLVYCRDITIQKQAQMELQYYSTRDELLVAIDQRIHQSLNLNEILQTAVEEIRQFLDADRALIYSVNAKAEPIELLAQSCADNLRIIPTLNPIPEGTTAIAPSPEPDLPPPIPPKSCVSVPIFQNQQRWGVLTVQQWDDSREWHMVEIHVLEELANRIAAAIQQSQLHSRVQDLNVVLEQRVQERTAQLEQAIAWEAMLKRITDRVRDSLDENQILEQAVKELATVLNMGSCNAALYNREQGTSTIYYEFVITMPTSQGHVAKMTDYPEIYNQLLQSQYFQFCSITPNPLRGHVAMLACPIFDDGGVLGDLWLVNHAEHAFEEAEIRFVQQAATQCAIALRQAKLYQSSQAQVAKLEEINRLKDEFLSTVSHELRTPMTNLKMAIRMLGLAIQQQQQTWSKLTLAPTPMVLRIQAKIDHYLSILKQECDREIQLINDLLDLQRLENGAQGLQVEPLDPSTWLPQQVQSFDDRARERQQTLHLHIAPNLPSLHTDRANLEGIVAELLNNACKYTPPGEHITLQAQLLPRDRLQIQVTNSGATISPLEQQRIFDKFYRIPSNDPWKQGGTGLGLALVQQRIQRLGGKIHVSSDDRQTCFTLELGLQPPWSDRTDHPTTTITADLES
- a CDS encoding LL-diaminopimelate aminotransferase yields the protein MVRINDNYLKLKAGYLFPEIARRVNSFAQANPDAPIIKLGIGDVTEPLPEACRSAMIQAVEDMGDRDRFKGYGPEQGYGWLREKIAAHDFQGRGCDVDASEIFISDGSKCDNGNILDILGADNTIAVTDPVYPVYVDTNVMAGHTGEADDSGKYGGLVYLPMSAANDFVAPLPDRPVDLIYLCFPNNPTGAVASRETLQTWVDYARAHGSLILFDAAYESYITDPAIPHSIYEVEGARECAIEFRSFSKNAGFTGTRCALTVVPKSLRGTTSDGTLTDLWSLWNRRQSTKFNGVSYIIQRGAEAVYSEAGQDQIQTLIAFYLENARIIREKLQSVGITVYGGVNAPYVWVQTPGGLSSWDFFDQLLHTCHVVGTPGSGFGSAGEGYFRISAFNSRANVEEAMARITAKFA